The segment TGACGACGACGCTAGCCAGCGACGACCCCCTCCCGCTTCTCCGAAACCACTGTCCTCGGGCCGGCCCTCGCCACGGCCCGGTCGGGCCCGGCCGGCGCCTCCCGCTCGCGGGGCCGCGTCCACGCGGCGATGAAGCACGACGGCACCGCGACCGGGGTGTGGCCCGCGCGGAACTCCGTGGGTGAGCACCCGACGACGTTGCTGAAGGTGCGGCTGAAGGTGCCGAGACTGGCGAACCCGACGTCCCATGCCACGTCCGTCACCGGTCGGTCGGTCTGGCGCAGCAGCGTCATCGCCCGCTCCACCCGGCGCCGCTGGAGGTAGCGGTGCGGGGTCTCGCCGTAGACCTCCTTGAACACCCGCCCGAACTGCGACACCGACAGGTGCGCGATGGCGGCGAGGGTGGGTACGTCGAGGGGCTCGGCGTAGCGGCGGTCCATCTCGTCGCGGGCGCGCAGCATCCGTCGGTTGGTGTCCTCCTGCGCGGAGACCGGCCGGCCCATGCCGACGAACCTAACGCGTGCCGCGGACAGGGCGGGGCCGGCGGGGACGCGACAACGGCATGACCCCGGGGGAGGGCCATGCCGTTGTCTGTGCGTTGGTAGGACGTGGATCTCGCGGTTCTGGGGGGATCCCGTACGTCGGCGGGAGGTCGACGTGCGGGGTGCGAGAGCCGGTCCTGCGGAACGCGGCCGCCGCCGGGGGTCACCCGGACGTGTGTGCGCCGCCCCCCTTGTCCGGGTTCCCCGGCTTGCCGGGGTCGGTCGGACTGGTGGTGGGGCTGGCTGGACTGGTGGGGGTGGCCGGCGTGGTCGCCGGGCTCGGGTTCGACGAGCTGCCGGACTTCCCCGGCCCGTTCCCGTTCCCGTTGCCGTTGTTGCTCTGGCTGTTCGGGTTCGGCTGGTTCGTGGAGCTGTTGTTCTGGCTGCCGGCGTTGTTGTTGCCGGAGTTCTGGTTGCCCTGGTTGCCCTGGTTCCCCGAGTTGTTCTGGTTCCCCTGGTTGCCGTTCGTCGGCTGGTCGGTGGGCTTGCCGGGAGAGGGAGACGGGGTCGGCTTGCCGGTCTGCTTCGGCGGGCCGATGAGGTCGACGCAGTAGGTGGCGATCCGGTCGGCGCCGCCGGCCTGGGTCGCGAGCGCGAGGAAGGCGGCGCTGTCGAGCGACGAGCCGGCGTCGGAGCGGTCGGTGGCCTGGAAGGCCCGGCACAGTCCCTCGAAGCTGGGCGACGGGGTGGCCGGACCGTCGGTGGTCCCTGACGGGGACTCGGACGGAGTGGCGGACGGGGACCCGGGCGACGTCGTCGAGGTGGAGGAGCCGCTCGAACCGGAGGCTCCGGGTGAGCCGCTGGCGGACCCGGAAGGACTTCCGTCCGCGCTGCCGCTGTCACCCGGGGTGACGGAGCCGGCCGCGCCGCGTGGTGCATCGGCCGTGGAGTCGCTGGCCCGGTCGGACGCCTGGCCGGGGAGGCCGGGCAGGCCCGGGAACCCGGGCAGGCCCGGTAGGTCGGTGGAGCTGGCGAGGGCGAAGCCACCGGAGGTCAGGGCGACGACGGCGCCGGTCGCGATGACGGCCCGGGTGGCGGCGCGGCCCCCGAGTCGCGAGGGCGAGACGTACCCGCTCCTCGTCGACGGTGCGGGCGAGAGTCGGGCGGACTGGAAGGCCGCTGCCGCTGCGTCCTCGCCGTGGAGCTCGCTCGGGTGCGCCGGAGCACTGGCGGCGGTGAGGGCCCACCCGAGGACGTTGTCGTGCTCCGCGGGGGCGTCGAGCAGGCGCTCGGCATCACGGCGGGACAGGCGGGGGTCCGGGGTGCTCATCTCACTCCCTTCAGCGTCACGGCAGTCACAGGTGTTACGGCTCCTCGGAGATTCGCTTGGCCAGCTGCTTGAGGCCGCGGTGGGCCGCCGCGCGCACGGCGCCGGGGCGCTTGCCGAGGATGCGGGCCGCGGTGGGTGCGTCGAAGCCGAGAACCGTGCGCAGCATGATGGCCTCGGCCTGGTCGCGGGGCAGGGTGCCGATCAGCCGGATCACGGCATCGGAGTTGACCTTGCCGATGATGTCGGCCTCGAGGTCGATGTCGTCCGGCAGGTCCACGAGGTCCTCGACCGACTCGTCGGCGACCGGCCGGCGCCGGGCGTGGCGCAGGTGGTCGAGGGCACGGTTGCGGCCGATGGTGGTGATCCACCCGCGGAAGCCGTCGGCGTCGCCGCTGAACCGGTCGAGGTCGCGGAAGGCCTGCGCCCAGGCCTCGCTGGCGACGTCCTCGGCCTCGGAGGGGCCGACCAGGACGGTGAGGTAGCGCAGGAGCGGTGGCTGGACATGACGGTAGACGACGCGGAACGCCGCCTCGTCCCCCGCCTGCATCGCCTCGATGGCGCAGTCGAGCCCCTCCTGCTCACCCACGGGCGCATTGTCACCCGAAGACGGTCGTCAGGCCCACAGAACCCCCGGCCGGTGCCCCGGAGATCCCGGTTCGACCTCAGCCTCGCGGGGGACGCGGGACGAAGAGCGGCACTCGGGCGGCGTACTCGTCCCACCCCTCGCGCTGCGACATCGTCCGCTCGAGCAGCTTGGCGCCGGTCACGTTGCGCACGAAGTACGTCATCGCGGCGGGCGCCCACACGGTGAGCAGGCCCGGAAGCCAGCCCAGCGCCAGTGCGCCGGCGATCCAGAGTCCCCACCACACGCAGGCGTCGCCGAAGTAGTTGGGGTGCCGGCTCCAGCCCCACAGGCCGGTGTCGAGGATCATCGGTCGCGACTCGCGCGGCTGGGCCTTGTAGGCCTCGAGCTGCGCGTCGCCGACGACCTCGAAGAACACCCCCACCGCCCAGACCACGACACCCGCCCACACCACGGTCCACCAGCGGACGTCGTACGCCGCCGCGACCTGGACCGGCGCGGAGATGAGGAACGCGACGACGGCCTGCGTCAGGAAGACCTTGGTGACGACGCGGCCCGCGCCGGAGGACCAGCCCGGCCCGCCGAGCATCTTCTCGTAGCGCGGGTCCTCGCCGTGCCCGCGCGAGCGGCGCCCGATGTGCCACGCGAGTCGGCCGCCCCACGCGGTGACGAGGGCGGCGAGGAGCCAGGAGTGGGCATCGGGCCACACGAGCGCCAGGGCGAGGGCGATCGCGACGAACGCCAGCCCCCAGGCCACGTCGACCACGGCGACCCTGTCCAGGCGACGGCTCACCGCCGCCGTCGACCCCATGACGACGGCTGCCGCGAGGAGCGCGACCAGCGCGGCACTCACCACGCGCGGACCGCCGGCAGGGTGTGGGGACCGCCGGGGCGGACGGCCAGGACCTGGTCGACGCCCATCCGACCGTCGCGGAACGCGAGCGCGCCGCCGACGAGGTAGAGCCGCCACACGCGGACGACCTCCTCGCCGACGAGCTCGCGCAGGCGCGGCAGGTTGGCCTCGAAGTTGGCCGTCCAGCCCGCGACGGTGTGCACGTAGTGCTCGCGCATCGCGTGCACGTCACGCACCTCGAGCCCGCCCGCCTCGATCAGGCCGACGGTCTCGCCGACCGGCCGCATCGTCATGTCGGGGGCGATGAACGACTCGATGAACGGGCCGCCGCCCGGGTGCTTGCCGCCACCGGCGCCCTGGCGCGACATCTGCTGGACCAGCACCCGCCCACCCGGCCGGACCGCGCGGCGCAGCACCTCGACGTACGTCGCGTAGTTGCGCGCACCGACGTGCTCGCCCATCTCCAGCGAGCCGACCGCGTCGAAGTGGTCGCGCTCGGGGACCTCGCGGTAGTCCTGCAGCCGGATCTCGACCCGGTCCTGCAGCCCGCGCTCAGCGATCCGGGCGTCGATGAACGCCTTCTGCTCCGCCGAGATCGTCACCCCGGTGACCTGTGCCCCGAAGTGCTCGGCCGCGTGCAGCGAGAGCGAGCCCCAGCCGCAGCCGACGTCCAGCATCCTCGTCCCCGGCTCGAGCCCGAGCTTGGTGCAGACGAGGTCGAGCTTGGCGCGCTGCGCCTCCTCGAGCGGGGTGTCCGGCGTCGCGTGGTAGCCGCAGCTGTAGGCCATCTGCGGCTCGAGGACGAGGGAGTAGAACTCGTTGGAGAGGTCGTAGTGGTGGCTGATCGACGACCGGTCGCGGGCGAGGCTGTGCAGCCGGCCCTTGATCTGCGCCTGCGACGCCGGCGGTGCCGGCGGCCGGCCGAGCGCGCCGAGGTCGGCGGCGGTGCGGACCGCGTCGACCAGGGCGCGCGGCGAGAGGCGTACGCCGGACAGGCCGCGTTCGGCGCCGACCGCGAAGGCGTGGGTGAGGGCGGAGCCGAGGTCCCAGCCGTCCTGCTCGGGCACGTCGAGCTCGCCGGTCACGTAGGCCTGCGCGGCGCCGAGCTCGCCCGGGTGCCACAGCAGCCGGCGCAGCGCGTCGGGGGACCGCAGCACCACCAGCGGGGCGCCGGCGGGTCCGGCGACCGAGCCGTCCCACGCCTGCAGGCGCACCGGCAGGTCGCCCCCGATGAACGGCCGGACCGCTGCGGCGAGGCGGTCCGCGACGCCCGCGGACGTGAGCGTGGTGTCGGACGGTGCGGTCCGGGTCACGGGTGTCACCGGTCCTCCCGGGTGAAGGTGAGCTGCGAGACGTCGAGGTAGCCGCTCGCGAAACCGGCTTGCGAGTAGGCGAGGTAGAAGTGCCAGACCCGCATGAAGAGGTCGTCGAAGCCGAGGGCGAGGACGGCGTCCCGCTGGGCGAGGAACCGGCGGTCCCAGCGGCGCAGCGTCTCGGCGTAGTGGTCGCCCATCGCGAGCTGCCCTGTCAGCCGGAGGGTTGTCTCGCCGCGGGTGACCTGGTCGATGACCTCGACGCTGGGGAGGAAGCCGCCGGGGAAGATGTACTTGTTGATCCAGGTGTGGCCGTCGCGGGTGGCGAGCATCCGGTCGTGCGGCATCGTGATCGCCTGGATCGCGACTCGGCCGCCGGGCGCCAGCACGCGGTCGATGGTGCTGAAGTAGGTGCCCCAGAACTCGTGGCCGACGGCCTCGACCATCTCCACGGACAGCACAGCGTCGTACGTCGCCCCGGTGGCGGCGAGCGCGCGGTAGTCCATCAGCTCGACGTGGACGCGGTCGGCGAACCCGGCCGCGGCGATCCGCTCCTCGGCGAGCTCGAGCTGCTCGACCGACAGCGTGATCGTGTGGACGCGCGCGCCCCGCCGGGCGGCACGGATGGCGAGCTCGCCCCACCCGGTCCCGATCTCGAGGACCCGGGTGCCCGCGGTGACGCCGGCCTCGTCGAGGAGGCGCTCGACCTTGCGGCCCTGCGCGTCCGCGAGGTCGGGTTTGTGGACGGTCGGGTCCCGGTCGTCGGTGGGCTCTGGTGGCGTGGCGACCAGGTGGTCACCGACGGAGCCGGGGCCCTTGCCGGCCGGGAGGACGGAGGTGTCGAAGAGCGCGGACGAATAGCTCAGCGTCTCATCGAGGAAGAGCGCGAAGAGCTCGTTGGACAGGTCGTAGTGGTGCGAGACGTTGGCCTGGCTGTTGGCCTCGGTGCTGCGCTGGTGGCTGGGCAGCCGGGGCGTGACGAGGGCACGGAGCCGTTGCAGCGGCTCCGGGACCAACGTCGCCATCCGGGCCGCCGGCACGGTGAGGAAGCCGGCCAGGTCGTCGGCGTCCCAGGCGCCGGTCAGGTAGGCCTCGCCGAAGCCGATCAGGCCGTCGCGACCCACCCGGGCGTAGAACTCCTCGGGCCGGTGCAGGCGCATCCGCGGTCCACCGCGCCCGTAGGTGCGGCCGGACGGCGCCTCCACGACCGTGACGTCCAGGCGGGCGACGGCGGCGCGGAAGAGGCGCCGCGCGACGGCGGCCGAGACGGCGGTGCGGGGCCCGGAAGGCAGCTGCTCGAGGGCGGGCATGCCCTGCGTGCCCTCGCGGTGGTCGAGGAAGGCACCCTGGTGCCCGTCACGAGACTGGTCTTCGTGGTTCTTCTCGAGGGTCATCGGACTCCCTCCTGTCGATGGGTCGGTCGGGGACGGACCGGCAGCCGGCGGGTCCACAGCCAGATGCCGTGCGCGCGGATGAGCGCGCTGCCGCGCAGCGCCGCGCCGAGGGTCCGGCGGACGGGTACGTCGCTGCGGGTGCCGGTGAGGCTCGCGCTGAAGGGCGCGGACCCGTCGTCGTGACCACGCAGCGTGATCGCGATGTCGAGGCGGTCGGTCGGGACGGGCACGGCGACGTCGTACGTGCCGTCGACGCCGTGGAAGGGCGAGACGTAGAGCGCCTTGTCGGTGCGGGCGCGGCCCTGCTCGTCGGGGTGGACGAGGTAGGCGTGCCGGTCGCCGTAGGTGTTGTGCACCTCGACGACCACGCCCGCCTGGCGCGCCCGGTCGTCGAAGCACCAGAACACGCTGATCGGGTTGAAGCAGTGGCCGAGCGAGCGCGGGTGCGCCGCCATCAGGATCGTGCCGGGACGGTCGCCGTCGCCGAGCGAGACGCCGTTGTCGGCGAGGAACGACTCGACGTTGTCGCGCAGCGTGGCGTCGGGCGCACCGAGGTGGTCGCGTGCCTCGAACCGCGCCAGCACGCCGTGGTCGGGCAGGTCGTCGAGGTCGACGAGCCAGAAGGTCGAGCGGTGCTCGAAGGTGCGCCGGAACGGGGTGCGCCGGGTGTGGCGGATGGTGGTCTCGAAGCGGCCCGGCCGCGGCAGCGTCGGGGTGGTGCGGACCCAGGGCAGGCCGAGGTGGGTGGCGGCCGCGAGACCCGAGCGTGCGCCGTCCTCGTGGAAGCCCCAGCCGTGGTAGGCCCCGGCGAAGACGATCCGCGTCGTGTTGATCGCGGGGAGCCGGCGCGATGCGGCCACCGACGCGGGCGTGTAGAGCGGGTGCTCGTACTCCATCCGGTCGATGACGCTCGCCGGGTCGACGAGGCCCTCGCCGCCCAGGGTGACGAGGTAGTGGGTGTCGGTGGGCAGCCGCTGGAGGCGGGTGAGGTCGTAGGTGACGGTGACTCCCCGGCCCTCGTCCTCCGGCCTCCGGTAGTTCCACGATGCCCGGGCGCCGGGCGCGGTCGGCAGCAGCGAGGCGTCGGTGTGGAGGAGCGCGGGGTTGCTGCTGTAGGGCAGCGCGGCGAGGACCTCGCGCTGGAGGTCGGTCGGCGACTCGAGCATCGCGAGCGCGTGGGAGGGGTGCGTGGCGACCACGACCGCGTCGAAGCGGGTGGTCGCGCCGCTGCCGTCGGTGACCTCGACGCCGTCGGCGAGCTCGTGCACCGACGTCACCTTGGTCTCCAGCCGGACCTCCTGCAGGCCGGCGGCCACCGCGGCGACGTACGTCGCTGAGCCGCCGGTGACCGTGCGCCACTCCGGCGAGCCGAAGACGCCGAGCATCCCGTGGTGCTCGAGGAAGGTGAAGAGGTAGCGGGCGGGGTAGTCCAGGGACGTCGCCGGGTCGCACGACCAGACGGCCGCCACCAGCGGCTCCATGAAGTGTCGGACGAACCCGGGGGAGAAGCCGCCGTCGCGCAGGAAGTCGCGCAGCGTCTGGTCGGCCCCGGCGTCATACGAACCCGCACCGGTGGGTGACGATCCGGATGACGCAGCGCCCTCGGCGAGCAGGGCCTTCGCCCGGCGGTGGAAGCGGGGGATCTCCAGCAGCATCCGCCAGTGCTCGCGCGATCGGAGCGAGGACCGCTGGGCGAACAGGCCGCGAACGCCGAGCGCACCGGCGTACTCGACGCCCGTGCCGGCGTCGCTGACCGACAGGGACATCTCCGAGGGCTGGGTCGCCACACCCAGCTCGGCGAAGAGCCGCAGCAGGGTGGGGTAGGTCCGGCGGTTGTGGACGATGAATCCGGTGTCGATGGCCAGCGCGCCGTCGGGGGTCGCGACGCGGTGGGTGTCGGCGTGGCCGCCGAGGCGGTCGTCGGCCTCGTAGAGGGTCACGTGGGCGGTGCGCGAGGCGATCCAGGCCGCGGTGAGACCCGCCACGCCGGAGCCGACGACGGCGATCCGGCGTGGTGCGTGGGCGGTCATGCCGCCTGGGTCAGGTCGAAGACGGCGATCGGGTCGCTGGTGGGCTGCGTGGAGCCTCCGTCCGGCTCGACCGTGATGCCGACGGCGGCGGCCGCCCCAGCGGACCCGTCGAGGACGACGGTCTGGTCCGGCTCGTCGGGCATCAACCCGGCCGAGACGAACTGGTCACCATCGATGAACCACAGCTCGTAGTCCTTGCCCGAAGGGGCGGAGACCATGTCCTCGGTGGTGATCACCGCACGGTCCTGGGACTTCGACCGGGTGACGGTCGCGTTGCCTGCTTCGCCGAGGTCGACGGAGACCGCCTGCGCGTCGGGGGCCTGGAGGACCTGCTCGGCCGCGGTCAGCCGCTCGACCTCGTCGGACGGGGCCCAGGGCTGCGTCACCAGGGCGCCGACCCCGACGATGAGCGCGAGTGCCGCCGCGACCAGAAAGGGCACCCAGCCCCGCCCCCGTGCTGCCGGTCGGTCGGCGTGGCGCGACGGGGACGCGGTCACCTCAGGGGCGAGCGGGCGGATCTGGGAGATGCCGGCGAGGACCGAGTCGCGCAGCGCCGCCGGCGGCGTGACCGCGACGGTCTCGGACAGCAGGGCAGCCGTCTCGCGGAGCTCGGCGACCTCGGCGCGGCAGTCCTCGCACGTGGCGAGGTGCTGCTCGAACCGCGCACGCTCGAGCTCGTCGAGAGCGTCCATGGCGTAGGCGCCCGTGAGCTTGTGGATGTCCATCTCACTCATGACGCCACTCCCATCAGGTCCCGCAGGCGGATCAGTCCGTCGCGTATTCGTGTCTTGGCCGTCCCGAGCGGGACGTCCAGCAAGGTAGCCACTTCGGTGTGCGTGTAGCCGCCGAAGTAGGTGAGCTCGACGGCCTGGCGCTGCACGTCGGTCAGGGTGGCGACCGCGCCGCGCACGCGGGCTGCGTCGAGCGAGGCGTGTGCGGCCTCGGAGGTCTGGTCGTGGTCGGTCGGCGCGGCCTCGCGGTTCCACGTCTCGTCGCGGGACGTGGCGGCCTCGACCGAGCGGACCCGGTCGACGGCCTTGCGGTGGACGATGGTCAGCAACCAGCCGACCGCGCTGCCGCGCTCGGCGTCGTACCTCGTGCTGGACCGCCAGGCGTCGAGGTAGGCCTCCTGGGCGACCTCCTCGGCGTGCGCCGGGTTGCGGACCACGCGCAGCGCCAGGCCGTAGGCCCGCGCCGACGTCGCGTCGTAGAACGCGGCGAAGGCCGCTTCGTCGCCCCGCGCTGCCTGCCGGAGCAGGTCGGACAGCCGAGCCGGGTCGCCCCCGGACGGGGCGCCCTCGGGCACCCCGTCCGGTACGGGCCTCACGTGGTCCACGTCAGTCATCCTTACGTAGTGATCGTCAGCCGACGATCACATCTGCGGCATCAGGACCTGGTCGACCACGTAGACGGTCGCGTTGGCGGTCTGCACGTTGCCGCACACGACGCTGGCCTCACCGATGGTGAAGTCCTCGCCCTCGCCCTCGACGGTGAGCATGTCGCCGGCCAGGGTCTCGTGCTCGCCCGCGAGGTTCTCGGGGGTGAGGCTCTCGCCGACCACGTGGTGGGTCAGGACGGTGGTCAGCATCTCCTTGTCCTTCAGGAGGGCGTTGAGGTCCTTCTTCGGGATCGCGGCGAACGCGTCGTCGGTGGGCGCGAAGACCGTGAGGTTCTCGGCGGAGTTGAGCGTGTCGACGAGGTCTGCCTCGGTGACGGCGGCGACCAGCGTCTTGAGGAGCGGGTTGTTCGACGCGGCGGTCGCGACCGGGTCGTCGGCCATGCCCTCGACGGATCCCTCACCGGACGTCGGGACGCCGGCGCAGCCGGGACCGAACGGTGCGTCGGCGGCCATCGGCTCCTCGGACTCCATCGGCGACTCGGACTCCTCCATGGGGGTCTCGGAGCTCGACTCGGACGTGGTGGGCTCGGAAGCGCTGTCGGTGTCGCTCTCGCTGCCACAGGCAGCCAGGCCCATGGACGCGGTCAGCGCGAGGGCGGCGAGGCCCATGGAGCGGGTGCGGAGCTTGGTGTTCATGACACTGCCTTTCGGTTGGAAGCCTTTGATCGGTGGGCCGTGGGGGGCCCGCTGTCGAGAGGTGTTCGGGGCCGCGTCGTGGGTGGATGGGTGATTCCTCGAAAAACTTTGGACAATCCTTGGACACGCCGACGTGGGCGGCGCCGGGCGGTGAGTGAGACAGGTTCCGGAGGCGCGGAACCTGTCTCACTCACCGCCAGACGACGCCCCGGAGGGGATCAGGCGGATCAGGCGATGAGGACCGAGATCTCCTGCAGGCCGCTCGATCCCTCGGGGAAGGGCCGCATCCGGACGTCGGTCTGCACGTCGCCGTCCTTGTTGGTGGCGCGAGAGGCGATGAGGTGCCGGCCAGGCTCGGCGTCCCACTCGAGGTACCACTGGCGCCAGTAGTCGTCGTTGACCTGGGGCCCGAGCTTCGCGGGCTGCCAGGGGCCACCGTCGACGCGCACCTCGACCTTGTCGATGCCGACGCCCTGGGCCCAGGCGATGCCGCCGACGACCACGGTGCCGGCATCGGTCTCCGACAGCGGCTTGGGCGTGTCGATGCGGCTCGAGATCTTGATCGGCGCGTCGACGACCCAGTCACGCTCGGTCCAGTACGCCTGCTCGGCGTCGTACGTCGTCAGCGTCATGCGGGTGATCCACTTGCACGCGCTGACGAAGCCGTAGAGCCCGGGGACGACCATCCGCGCGGGGAAGCCGTGGGTGCGCGGCAGGGGGCCGCCGTTCATGCCGATCGCGATGATCGCGTCGCGCCCGTCCAGCGCCACGTCGAGCGGCGTGGAGATCGTCATCCCGTCGACGTCGGTGGACAGGATCTGGTCGGCCTTCGTCGCGTCGATGCCGGCCCGGGCGAGCACGGCGGCGAGCGGTACGCCGAGCCAGCGGGCGCCGCCGACGTAGGGTCCGCCGACCTCGTTGGAGACGCAGGTGAGGGTGATGTCGCGCTCGACGGTGTCCATCGCGGCGAGGTCGTCGAAGGTCAGCGTGACCTCCTGGTCGACGTCGCCGTCGATGGTGAGCGTCCACGACTCGACGTCCACAGCGGGGAGCGTGAGCCGGGTGTCGACCCGGTAGAAGTCCCCGGTCGGGGTGCGCAGCGGGGTGATGCCGTCGTACCTCTCCTCGAGACCGGTGGGGAAGGACGACGCGGGGTCGGTGGCCACCGGCAGGGCGACGTCCGTCCCGCCGAGGCGGTACGACGTCACCCAGCGACCGAGGCCCCCCATGGCCACTGCAGCCGCAGCGAGTGCGCCGGAGGCCAGCACGACCCCGCGTCGAGTGGGACCGTCGCCCCCCGGCGACGGTTCCGGGTGACCCCGGTCGTCGACACGGTGCAGCCACCACAACGAGGTGGCTCCGACCGCGGCGGCGACCAGGGCAGGTACGAGGTCCAGCGGCCCGGAACCCGGGCGCAGGACGGCCAGCACTCCCGCGACGCCGGCGAGGCCCACCAGGACGAGCAGTCCGGGCGTCTCCCAGCGGGCGGTGACGATGCCGGCGACCGCGGCCAGCAGCAGCACGACCAGCGTCACCGAGCCGACCAGGACCAGCTTGTCGGCGCTGCCGAACTGGCGGATGGCCCACTCCTTGAGCGGCGTGGGCGTGAGGTCGATGACGGTCGAGCCGACCGCAAGCACCGGAGACGCCGCGGGGACGGTCAGCGCCGCGACCAGGTGGGCGGCGGCGAGACCGACGACGGTGGCGAGCACGCCGTACGCCGCGTGGCGCAGGGTGCGCGGCCGGGAGCGCTGGTCGGGGGAGTGCATGGGCGGTGTTCGGTGCGCAACGGCGAACGGATTGGCTGGCGTTTGGCTGTGCGGGGCCGGGGCCACCTAGCCTGTGCGGGTGCCTGGACCGGACGAAGGCGCTCGACGCGCCGCTGCTCTCCCCGCCCGTGCTGGTGTCCGGACCGACATCCAGTTCCTGCGAGCCCTCGCCGTCATGGCTGTCGTGCTCAACCATCTCTTCCCGAACAGGCTCACCGGCGGCTACCTGGGCGTCGACATCTTCTTCGTCATCTCGGGCTTCCTGATCACGGCCCACCTCCTTGGCGAGCTCGAGCGTGAGGGCCGCATCTCGCTCGCCCGCTTCTGGGCCCGGCGGGCCCGCAGGCTTCTGCCCGCCTCTCTGACCGTGCTCGCTGTGTGCGCGGCGGCCACGGTCGCATGGCTGCCGCAGACTCGCTGGCCCCAGGTAATGTCGGAGGTACTCGCGAGCGCGCTCTACTTCGAGAACTGGCAGCTTGCCCGCTCCGCGCAGGACTACTTCACCTCGGCGCAGACCGCCTCACCGGTCACGCACTTCTGGTCCCT is part of the Nocardioides cavernae genome and harbors:
- a CDS encoding SAM-dependent methyltransferase: MTLEKNHEDQSRDGHQGAFLDHREGTQGMPALEQLPSGPRTAVSAAVARRLFRAAVARLDVTVVEAPSGRTYGRGGPRMRLHRPEEFYARVGRDGLIGFGEAYLTGAWDADDLAGFLTVPAARMATLVPEPLQRLRALVTPRLPSHQRSTEANSQANVSHHYDLSNELFALFLDETLSYSSALFDTSVLPAGKGPGSVGDHLVATPPEPTDDRDPTVHKPDLADAQGRKVERLLDEAGVTAGTRVLEIGTGWGELAIRAARRGARVHTITLSVEQLELAEERIAAAGFADRVHVELMDYRALAATGATYDAVLSVEMVEAVGHEFWGTYFSTIDRVLAPGGRVAIQAITMPHDRMLATRDGHTWINKYIFPGGFLPSVEVIDQVTRGETTLRLTGQLAMGDHYAETLRRWDRRFLAQRDAVLALGFDDLFMRVWHFYLAYSQAGFASGYLDVSQLTFTREDR
- a CDS encoding helix-turn-helix domain-containing protein, which gives rise to MGRPVSAQEDTNRRMLRARDEMDRRYAEPLDVPTLAAIAHLSVSQFGRVFKEVYGETPHRYLQRRRVERAMTLLRQTDRPVTDVAWDVGFASLGTFSRTFSNVVGCSPTEFRAGHTPVAVPSCFIAAWTRPREREAPAGPDRAVARAGPRTVVSEKREGVVAG
- a CDS encoding FAD-dependent oxidoreductase encodes the protein MTAHAPRRIAVVGSGVAGLTAAWIASRTAHVTLYEADDRLGGHADTHRVATPDGALAIDTGFIVHNRRTYPTLLRLFAELGVATQPSEMSLSVSDAGTGVEYAGALGVRGLFAQRSSLRSREHWRMLLEIPRFHRRAKALLAEGAASSGSSPTGAGSYDAGADQTLRDFLRDGGFSPGFVRHFMEPLVAAVWSCDPATSLDYPARYLFTFLEHHGMLGVFGSPEWRTVTGGSATYVAAVAAGLQEVRLETKVTSVHELADGVEVTDGSGATTRFDAVVVATHPSHALAMLESPTDLQREVLAALPYSSNPALLHTDASLLPTAPGARASWNYRRPEDEGRGVTVTYDLTRLQRLPTDTHYLVTLGGEGLVDPASVIDRMEYEHPLYTPASVAASRRLPAINTTRIVFAGAYHGWGFHEDGARSGLAAATHLGLPWVRTTPTLPRPGRFETTIRHTRRTPFRRTFEHRSTFWLVDLDDLPDHGVLARFEARDHLGAPDATLRDNVESFLADNGVSLGDGDRPGTILMAAHPRSLGHCFNPISVFWCFDDRARQAGVVVEVHNTYGDRHAYLVHPDEQGRARTDKALYVSPFHGVDGTYDVAVPVPTDRLDIAITLRGHDDGSAPFSASLTGTRSDVPVRRTLGAALRGSALIRAHGIWLWTRRLPVRPRPTHRQEGVR
- a CDS encoding fasciclin domain-containing protein codes for the protein MNTKLRTRSMGLAALALTASMGLAACGSESDTDSASEPTTSESSSETPMEESESPMESEEPMAADAPFGPGCAGVPTSGEGSVEGMADDPVATAASNNPLLKTLVAAVTEADLVDTLNSAENLTVFAPTDDAFAAIPKKDLNALLKDKEMLTTVLTHHVVGESLTPENLAGEHETLAGDMLTVEGEGEDFTIGEASVVCGNVQTANATVYVVDQVLMPQM
- a CDS encoding DUF1295 domain-containing protein codes for the protein MVSAALVALLAAAVVMGSTAAVSRRLDRVAVVDVAWGLAFVAIALALALVWPDAHSWLLAALVTAWGGRLAWHIGRRSRGHGEDPRYEKMLGGPGWSSGAGRVVTKVFLTQAVVAFLISAPVQVAAAYDVRWWTVVWAGVVVWAVGVFFEVVGDAQLEAYKAQPRESRPMILDTGLWGWSRHPNYFGDACVWWGLWIAGALALGWLPGLLTVWAPAAMTYFVRNVTGAKLLERTMSQREGWDEYAARVPLFVPRPPRG
- a CDS encoding RNA polymerase sigma factor — protein: MGEQEGLDCAIEAMQAGDEAAFRVVYRHVQPPLLRYLTVLVGPSEAEDVASEAWAQAFRDLDRFSGDADGFRGWITTIGRNRALDHLRHARRRPVADESVEDLVDLPDDIDLEADIIGKVNSDAVIRLIGTLPRDQAEAIMLRTVLGFDAPTAARILGKRPGAVRAAAHRGLKQLAKRISEEP
- a CDS encoding SAM-dependent methyltransferase; the protein is MTRTAPSDTTLTSAGVADRLAAAVRPFIGGDLPVRLQAWDGSVAGPAGAPLVVLRSPDALRRLLWHPGELGAAQAYVTGELDVPEQDGWDLGSALTHAFAVGAERGLSGVRLSPRALVDAVRTAADLGALGRPPAPPASQAQIKGRLHSLARDRSSISHHYDLSNEFYSLVLEPQMAYSCGYHATPDTPLEEAQRAKLDLVCTKLGLEPGTRMLDVGCGWGSLSLHAAEHFGAQVTGVTISAEQKAFIDARIAERGLQDRVEIRLQDYREVPERDHFDAVGSLEMGEHVGARNYATYVEVLRRAVRPGGRVLVQQMSRQGAGGGKHPGGGPFIESFIAPDMTMRPVGETVGLIEAGGLEVRDVHAMREHYVHTVAGWTANFEANLPRLRELVGEEVVRVWRLYLVGGALAFRDGRMGVDQVLAVRPGGPHTLPAVRAW
- the sigK gene encoding ECF RNA polymerase sigma factor SigK; amino-acid sequence: MTDVDHVRPVPDGVPEGAPSGGDPARLSDLLRQAARGDEAAFAAFYDATSARAYGLALRVVRNPAHAEEVAQEAYLDAWRSSTRYDAERGSAVGWLLTIVHRKAVDRVRSVEAATSRDETWNREAAPTDHDQTSEAAHASLDAARVRGAVATLTDVQRQAVELTYFGGYTHTEVATLLDVPLGTAKTRIRDGLIRLRDLMGVAS
- a CDS encoding anti-sigma factor, which codes for MSEMDIHKLTGAYAMDALDELERARFEQHLATCEDCRAEVAELRETAALLSETVAVTPPAALRDSVLAGISQIRPLAPEVTASPSRHADRPAARGRGWVPFLVAAALALIVGVGALVTQPWAPSDEVERLTAAEQVLQAPDAQAVSVDLGEAGNATVTRSKSQDRAVITTEDMVSAPSGKDYELWFIDGDQFVSAGLMPDEPDQTVVLDGSAGAAAAVGITVEPDGGSTQPTSDPIAVFDLTQAA